The Thiogranum longum genome includes a region encoding these proteins:
- the murA gene encoding UDP-N-acetylglucosamine 1-carboxyvinyltransferase: MDKLNIIGNGPLQGEVTISGAKNAALPILASTLLCPEPFTLRNVPHLRDITTTLELMGRFGTEIELVDDLSLVADSSRITSLLAPYELVKTMRASILVLGPLLARFGEAEVSLPGGCAIGSRPVNLHIQGLKAMGAEIGIEDGYIKAKASRLKGTPFFFDVVSVTGTENLMMAATLAEGTTVLENSAREPEVADLAHCLQAMGAKISGAGTDTITIEGVEKLHGGSHSITADRIETGTFMVAAAATGGKIHLRRTEPSYLDAVIEKLRDAGAEITSNENSIDVDMHGKRPHAINLTTAPYPAFPTDMQAQFVALNAIADGTATVKETIFENRFMHVQELQRMGADIELQGNTAIIRGIDKLHGAPVMATDLRASACLVIAGLAAEGETLIDRIYHLDRGYECIEEKLSQLGAKIQRVPSHSRAE, from the coding sequence ATGGATAAACTGAACATCATCGGCAATGGTCCGCTGCAAGGCGAAGTCACTATTTCCGGCGCCAAGAATGCCGCCTTGCCAATCCTTGCCTCAACCTTGCTATGCCCCGAACCATTCACGCTGCGCAACGTTCCCCATCTGCGCGACATCACCACCACCCTGGAATTGATGGGCCGTTTTGGCACTGAAATCGAACTGGTGGATGACCTGTCACTGGTGGCGGACAGTTCGCGCATCACCAGCCTGTTGGCACCCTATGAGCTGGTTAAAACCATGCGCGCATCCATACTGGTGCTCGGTCCTTTGCTGGCACGATTCGGCGAAGCCGAAGTATCGCTGCCCGGTGGCTGCGCCATCGGTTCACGCCCGGTCAACCTGCATATACAGGGACTGAAGGCGATGGGCGCAGAAATCGGGATCGAGGACGGCTATATCAAGGCCAAAGCCAGCCGCCTCAAAGGAACGCCGTTCTTCTTTGACGTCGTATCTGTCACCGGCACTGAAAACCTGATGATGGCCGCCACCCTCGCCGAAGGCACCACGGTACTCGAAAATTCCGCCCGCGAGCCGGAAGTCGCCGACCTCGCCCACTGCCTGCAGGCCATGGGCGCAAAAATCAGCGGGGCCGGTACCGACACCATTACTATCGAAGGTGTAGAGAAACTGCACGGTGGCAGCCACAGCATTACCGCCGACCGCATCGAGACCGGTACTTTTATGGTGGCCGCCGCCGCAACAGGCGGGAAAATTCACTTGCGTAGAACCGAGCCCTCCTATCTCGATGCCGTGATCGAAAAACTGCGCGATGCCGGCGCCGAAATCACCTCGAATGAAAACAGTATCGATGTCGACATGCACGGCAAACGTCCGCACGCCATCAACCTGACAACGGCTCCCTACCCTGCCTTCCCGACTGACATGCAGGCGCAGTTCGTCGCGCTGAATGCCATTGCAGATGGTACCGCGACAGTAAAGGAAACCATTTTCGAAAATCGCTTCATGCACGTGCAGGAACTGCAGCGCATGGGCGCTGACATTGAGCTGCAGGGGAACACTGCGATCATTCGCGGTATCGACAAACTGCACGGTGCACCCGTGATGGCGACTGACCTGCGTGCATCAGCCTGCCTGGTTATCGCAGGACTTGCGGCTGAAGGCGAGACATTGATTGATCGCATCTACCACCTTGACCGCGGGTACGAATGTATCGAGGAAAAACTTTCCCAGCTGGGCGCGAAAATCCAGCGGGTACCGAGTCACTCCAGGGCAGAGTGA